The region CCGAGGCCAGCGGCAGGCAGACGGCGCCGACCTGCCAGTTCGGACTGGGGGGGATGGCGCTGCTGGCATGCGGACCCCACACCACCATCATCAGCAAGGTGCCCTTGCCGGGTACCGTGTACAGGTCGAATTCCTGGCTCAGGCGGCGGATCGCGCCCAGGCCCACGCCATACGTGCCCGTGGTGGAATGGCCATCCTGCATGTGCTGGCGCACGTTGGCCATGCCTGGCCCGCTGTCGATGGCCAGCACCTCGATGCCGCTGCAGCCGCCGCGCACCACCTTGCGCAGCAGGATCTCGCCGCGCCGCGCATGCTTGACGATGTTGGTGGCCGCCTCGCTGATGACGATGGCCAGCTGGCCCGCGCGCACGTCGTCGAAGCCGATGTGGCGTGCCAGTTCGTTGCCGGCGCGGCGGGCCGCGGCGATTTCGCTCGGTTCGCCGATGGGAAAACTTCTTTGCCTGAGGATGTCAGGGTACGGCTCTTGGTGGTTCAAAACAGCTTCCATTTCGCGATGGTGACGGTGGTGCCCGCGCCGGGCGCCGTGTCGATGTGAAATGCGTCGGCCAGGCGCTTGGCGCCGCCCAGGCCCAGCCCCAGCCCGCCGCCGGTGGTATAGCCATCGGTCAGCGCCTGGGGAATATCGTCGATGCCCGGTCCCGCATCGACAAAGCTCAGTTCCAGCCCGAGGCGCGCGCCATCGCGCACGCGCGCGATGCGCGCCTCGCCGCCGCCGCCGTAGCGCAGGGTGTTGCGCGCCAGTTCGCTGGCCGCCGTGATGATCTTGGTCTGTTCGATCAGGCCAAAGCCCATGGCGACCATGCTGTCGCGCACCTGCTTGCGCAGGCGCACCACGTCCTCATCGCTGCGCAGCGGCAGTACCTGCGCCGCTTCCTGCGCCGTTGCCGGCGCGGATGGCGCCCAGCTGGGCGATGCTGGCCAGGCGGGGCTTAGTCCCACAGGCTGCCCCGTTCCAGCAGCTTGATGCCCAGCTCCACGTTCAGCGCCGTGCTCACGCCTTCCAGCGCCAGTCCCAGCTCGACCAGCGTGATGGCGACGGCTGGCTGCATGCCCACCACCACCGTGCGCGCGTCGAGGATCTTCGCCATGGCCGCCGTGTTGCTGATCATGCGGCCGATGAAGGAATCGACGATGTCGAGCGCGGAAATGTCGATCAGCACGCCCGTGGCGCGTTCCTTGACGATGCGCGTGGTCAGGTCGTCCTGCAGGGTCATCGCCAGGCGGTCATGCATGTCCACCTGGATCGTCACCAGCAGCAGCCGGCCCATGCGTAAAATGGGGATTCTCTCCATGGACGCCTCAGTGTTGCTGCTGCTGGTAGGTGATGGTGGAGCCCGTACGCTTCAGGGCCACGACAAAGGCGTCGGCCAGGGTAGCCTTGGTGATCACGTCTTCCAGGTTCACGCCCAGGTGCACGATGGTTTGCGCGATCTGCGGACGGATGCCGCTGATGATGCAGTCGGCGCCCATCAGGCGCGCCGCGGCGATGGTTTTGAGCAAGTGCTGCGCCACCAGGGTGTCGACCGTGGGCACGCCCGTGATGTCGATGATGGCGATCAGGGCGCCCGTGTCGACGATCTTTTGCAGCAGGCTTTCCATCACCACCTGCGTGCGGGCGCTGTCCAGGGTGCCGATCAGGGGCAGGGCCAGCACGTTTTGCCACAGTTGCACTACCGGCGTCGACAGTTCCAGCAATTCCTGCTGCTGGCGCAAGATCACCTGTTCGCGCGCCTTTTGATAGGTGGCGATGGTCAGCAGGCCCAGTTCGTCGAACAGCTTGCTGGTGCCGATGATGGCGTCGCCCAGCGTCTGCGGCTGCTCGGCGAGTTCCTTGCGCAGGTAGGTAAATAGCGGTTCCTTGAGGGAAAACACGAAGCTGGCCGTGTCGATCGGCGAATAGCCCTGGCGCACGCGCGATTGCGACATTTCGCTGAGCAGCTGGCGCGTGTCGTCCCAGGCGCCGCCTTCGATATCGAAGGAATCGCTGCCTTCCAGCGCGCGCACCAGCAGCGGCAGGAATTGCGCCGCCTGCTGGCGCAGCTCGTTTTCCGCGATCTTGTCGCGCCGCACCAGGCGGGCGATCAGGTCGGCCATCCAGCCGTCCAGCAGTTCCGTGTGGTGTTCGCTGATGATGGCGGCCAGCTGCTGCGCCTGGCTCATGCCCGTCTTGTTTTTCATGCTCATCCTTGGCTGGAGTGGAGGGCGCCGGACTGCCTGCCATGCGCGCTGCGCGGCGGCGGCGAGATCCGGTTTGCCGATAGTAAATTATAGGCAGACATGGCCATATTGTTATGTTCTTTGGCGCACATAGTGGCGCATGTCAATCAATATTCTTGTCGGAAACTTTGGACGTGAAGGGAGTGCCTTAAAGATGTATGTGATTTGCATGTTTAAGGGAATTCCGCTACACTGGCTGCACTCAACCAGAGAAGAACGCCATGAATATCGACAAGTTCAAACAGCAGCACCTGGCCATCCTGGCCGCCATCGATGACTTGCGCCGGCTGGCGCGCGGCGGCGTCGCCGTGCAGGCCAGGGCGATCGCCGGCCAGATCGTCGCCATGAGCGGCTTGATCAAGCTGCACCTGGCCGTCGAGCAGCGCTACCTGTATCCGGCCGCGCAAGCGAGCGGCGTGGCCAAGGTGGCGCAGCTGGGACGCCGGTATGAAAGCGAGATGGACGGCATTGCCGGCGCCTACCTGGCGTTTGCCAGCCGCTGGAATACCCCCGTGCGCCTCGAAGCCGAGCCGGACGCTTTCCGCCGCGAAGCCAACACCGTGCTGCACGCGCTGTACCAGCGCATGCGCCGCGAAGACAGCGAGTTGTATCCCGCCGTCGAAGCGCTGGCCTAAGCGATTATTTTTTACCTCATACAGGAGTTTTACATGCTGACCCAAGAACAACGCGCCATCATCACCGCCACCGTCCCCATCCTCGAGCAGGGCGGCGAAACGCTGACCCGCCATTTTTACAAGAACCTGTTCCGCGACCATCCGGAAGTGCTGCCGTACTTTAACCAGGCGCACCAGCACAGCGGCGACCAGCAGCGCGCACTGGCCAATGGCGTGCTGATGTATGCCAAACATATCGACCAGCTCGAGGCGCTGGGCGACCTCGTCTCGACCATCGTCAACAAGCACGTGGCCCTGCAAATCCGCGCCGAGCACTATCCGCTGGTGGGTGCCAGCCTGCTGCAAGCCATCCGCGAAGTGCTGGGCGCGGAAGTGGCCAGCGACGCCGTCATCGACGCCTGGGGCGCGGCCTACGGCCAGCTGGCCGACATCCTGGCCGGCGAGGAGGGCCGCATCTACAAGGCGCAGGCGGCCGCGCCCGGCGGCTGGCGCGGCGCGCGCGATTTTCTCGTGCAAGCCAAGGTCGTGGAAAGCGACGAGATCACCTCCTTCCTGCTGGCGCCCGCCGATGGCCAGCCCGTGCTCGACTTTGCGCCAGGCCAGTATATCGGCGTCGTGGCGACGGTCGACGGCGTGCCCATGCGCCGCCAGTATTCGCTGTCGGCCGCCAGCAATGGCCAGACTTACCGCATCAGCGTCAAGCGCGAGCAGGGCGGCAAGGTGTCGACTTACTTCCACGACCAGGTACAGGCGGGCGGCATGGTGCAGCTGACGCCGCCATCGGGCGACTTCGTGCTGGCCGATGGCGACAAGCCGCTGGTCTTGATCAGCGGCGGCGTGGGCATCACGCCGACCCTGGCCATGCTGGCGTCGGCCCTGCGCGGCAAGCGTCCCGTGCATTTCATCCACGCGGCGCGCCACCATGGCGTGCACGCGTTCCGCGCGCAGGTCGACGCACTGGCCGCGCAGCATCCGCAGCTCAAGCGTTTCTATTGCTATGCGGAGCACGGCGGCGAGCAGGCGGCGCCGGACGCCATCGGCCTGCTCGATAAAGCCCAGCTGGAGCGCTGGCTGCCGACATCGCGCGACGTCGACGCGTATTTCCTCGGTCCGCAGCCCTTCATGCGCGCCGTGAAAGGCTATCTGCGCGACCTGGGCGTGCCCGAAAAGCAGACGCATCATGAATTCTTCGGACCGGCGAGCGCGCTGAACTGAAGCAGCGTCGTGCAGGCGTCGTTGTGGCTGGACGAGAAATAGCCGCGCCGTAAGGGGCGGGTAAGCCTCGCCCTGTACTGTGAAAACAAGCTCGAAGAAAAGAGCATGCTTTTACATAACAGGAGGCAACACCATGCACGACGATCTGGTTCAGAAAATCAAGGGCGACCCCGCCTATCATCAACTGGTCAAGGTGCGTTCCCGCTTCGGCTGGACGCTGACGGCCCTGATGATGGTGGTGTACTACGGCTACATCCTGCTCATCGCGTTCAACAAGGAGTTTCTCGCCTCGAAGACGGGCGAAGGCGTGATGACGTGGGGCATGCCGATCGGCCTGTTCGTCATCGTGTTTACCGTGGTGATCACGGGCGTCTATGTGCGCCGCGCCAACAAGCAGTACGACGACCTGACCCAGGCCATCCAGGCGCGGGTGCAGGCATGAGCGGCGCGACCTTGACGCGGCGCACGCTCTCCTGGCTGGCGGCGCCAGCCCTGCTGGGTGCAAGCAATGCCGTGCTGGCGGCCGGCGCCGACCTGGGCCAGGCCCAGCAGCAACCCACCAACTGGACGGCCATCATCATGTTCGCCGTCTTCGTCGTCTTCACCCTGTTCGTCACCAAGTGGGCGGCGGCCAAGACCAAGTCGGCGTCCGACTTCTACACGGCAGGCGGCGGCATCACGGGCTTCCAGAATGGCCTGGCGATCGCCGGCGACTTCATGTCGGCCGCGTCCTTCCTCGGCATTTCCGCCGCCGTCTTCCTCAACGGCTACGATGGCCTGATCTACGCCATCGGCTTCCTCGTCGGCTGGCCCGTCATCACCTTCCTGATGGCCGAGCGCCTGCGCAACCTCGGCCGCTTCACCTTTGCCGACGTGGCAGCCTACCGCTTCAAGCAGGCGCCGATCCGCATCTTTTCCGCCTCCGGCACCCTGGTGGTCGTGGCGTTCTACCTGATCGCGCAGATGGTGGGCGCGGGCCAGCTGATCAAGCTGCTGTTCGGCCTCGAATACTGGATCGCCGTCGTGCTGGTCGGTACCCTGATGATGATCTATGTGCTGTTTGGCGGCATGACGGCCACCACCTGGGTGCAAATCATCAAGGCGGTGATGCTGCTGGGCGGCGCCAGCTTCATGGCCATCGCCGTGCTGGCGCAATTCAACTTCAGCCCGGAAGCGCTGTTCGCCAAGTCCGTGGAAGTGCACGCCACCAAGGAAGCCATCATGGGTCCTGGCAGTTTCATCAAGGACCCCATCTCGGCCATTTCGTTCGGCATGGCGCTGATGTTCGGCACGGCCGGCCTGCCGCATATCCTGATGCGTTTCTTCACGGTGCCGAATGCCAAGGAAGCGCGCAAGTCCGTGTTCTGGGCCACCACCTGGATCGCGTATTTCTACGTGCTGACCTTCATCATCGGCTTTGGCGCCATCGTGCTGGTGAGCACGAATCCCGAGTTCAAGGATGCTGCCGGTAAATTGTTGGGTGGCAATAACATGGCGGCCGTGCACCTGGCCAAGGCCGTCGGCGGCGACGTCTTCCTCGGCTTCATGTCGGCCGTTGCCTTCGCCACCATCCTGGCCGTCGTGGCGGGCCTGACCCTGTCGGGCGCCTCGGCCGTGTCGCACGACCTGTACGCCACCGTCTTCAAGAAGGGCAAGGCGACGGGGGCCAGCGAGCTGAAAGTGTCGCGCGTGACCACCATCGTGCTGGGCATCATTGCCGTGGTGCTCGGCATCGTCTTTGAAAAGCAGAACATCGCCTTCATGGTGTCGCTGGCCTTCGCCATCGCCGCCTCGGCCAACTTCCCCGTGCTGTTCATGTCGGTGCTGTGGAAGGATTGCACCACGCGCGGCGCCACCATCGGCGGTTTCATTGGCCTGATCACGGCCGTCGGCTTGACGGTGGTGTCGAAATCCGTGTGGGTCGACGTGCTCGGCCATGGCGAAGCGCTGTTCCCGTACGCCTCGCCCGCCATCTTTTCGATGACGGCCGGCTTTGTCGGCATCTGGCTGTTCTCCGTGCTTGACAAGAGCCCGCGCGCGCGCATCGACCGTGCCGGCTACGAAGCGCAGCAGATGCGTTCGGAAACGGGCATCGGCGCGGCGGGCGCCAGCGCGCATTGAGTTATAAGTAGCCGCTGAAGGAAACAATGCCCGGTTCGCCGGGCATTGTGGTTTTTGGCGCAGGCCTTGCTTACCTTGCCAGGTGCAGCGGGATCACGCCCGGTGCCGGCAGCGGCGCATTCTGCGTTCCCTCGAGTATCGACGCCAGGGTCACGCTGTCGAGCACGGCCAGGAAGGCACCCGTGGCCTGGCCCAGCTTGGCCTTCAACTGGCAATCCGGCGTCAGCGGGCACGTGTTGCTGTCCTTGTTGAAGCACTCGGCCATGAAGAAATCGCTTTCCGTCTCGCGCACCACGGTGCCGATATTGATCTCGGCCGGGTCGCGCGCCAGGCGCAGGCCGCCATTTCTCCCGCGCACGGTTTCCACGATGCCCGACAGGCCCAGCTGGTGCACCACCTTCATCAGGTGATTCTTCGAGATGGCGTGCAGGTCGGCGATGTCCTGGATGGTCACGAGCCGGTCGCGGTGCGTGCCCAGGTACATCAGGGTGCGCAGGGTGTAATCAGTATAGGCAGTCAGTCGCATGGGGCGGAGGAGTAAAACACCTGACAAAGCGATTGCGCGTCGCGATTTGCGGCCTCCGGCGCGCACTGCGCATGCGCACAGCTCCGCTTCTCGGTCGCAACTCACAGCCGCTCGCTACGTTTTTGGCAGGTGTGTAGTAAAGATGTGGAATACATCCTTGTTTCAAGCCGCCAGCATACAGCAAAAGCGCTTCGCGACGGCCGCCAGCCTGTGCGTGTCAGCGTTACATTTCAGCCGCGAAAGACAAAAGTTGTTTGCCTTTCGTTCAAATGCGTAGTAAATTTTCATATTGTTGCCACGGCAAACAGCTTGCACGCCCTTTAAAGCCCTTTGAGTACGGATTTTATGGATGAAAATCAAGAGGATGGTGAAACAATAAGGTAAATTTACTACAAATTGGACGATGGGCGTTTCCCGGGCCGGGAAGCGCGTACTACGCAATCTGTGCGGTGCCGCCGTGGCCGCCCCAGGAATGAATACCATGCAAATGAATGAAGTGAAAGACGAGCTGCTGAGCAGCGATATCCGCCAGCTGGGCCGTCTGCTGGGCGACGCCATCCGCAATCACCTGGGCGACCCTGCCTTTGACCGCATCGAGCACGTGCGCCAGCTGGCCATCCGTTTCCGCCGCGACAATGACGAAACCGCCCGCGTGCAGCTGTCGGCCGCGCTGCAAGCGCTGTCGCAGGAAGAAACCACGCAATTGACGCGCGCCTTCAGCTATTTCTCGCTGCTGGCCAATATTGCGGAAGATCAACACCACATCCGCCGCACGCGCGCCCATCTGATCGCCGGCTCGCCGCCGCGCCAGGGTAGCCTCAGCCACGCCGTGGGCAATGTGCTCGACGCGGGCCAGGCCGATGCGCTGGAAACCTTCTTTGAAGATGCGTTTGTCAGCCCCGTGTTTACGGCGCACCCGACGGAAGTGCAGCGCAAGAGCATCCAGAATTGCCAGATGGCCATCGCGAGGCTGTTGAACGAACGCGACCGCGTGCAGATGACGCCGGAAGAAGCGGAACAGAATGAGGAAGCGCTGGGACGCGGCATCGTCACCCTGTGGCAGACGCGGCTGTTGCGCACGAGCAAGCTGTCCGTGATGGATGAGGTGGCCAATGGCCTGTCGTTCTACGATCACACGATCCTGCGCGAATTGCCGAAGTTGTATTCCTCCCTGGAAACCATGCTGGCCCAGCGCGATGCGCGCTGGGAAGATGTGGAATTGCCCAATTTTATGAAAGTGGGCAGCTGGATCGGTGGCGACCGCGACGGCAACCCCTTTGTGACGGCCGATATCCTGCGCAGCACCCTGCAGACGCAGGCCGACAAGGTCCTCGATTTCTACCTCGGCGAATTGCGCAAGCTCGCTTCGCAGCTGTCGCTGGCGCAAATACTCAATGCCTGCAGCGAGCCGCTGCGCGCGCTGGCCGAGCGCTCGGCCGATGCTTCGCCGCACCGTGTCGACGAGCCATACCGCCGCGCCCTGCATGGCATCCATGCGCGCCTGGACGCCACGCGTTACGTGCTGTGCAGCAAGGGCAGGCAGGCGGACGGCGTGCAGCCTTACGCTTCCGCTGCCGAGCTGCTGGCCGACCTGGACGTGGTCCAGCATTCGCTGGTCAGCAATGGCTTGCGTTCGCTGGCGCGTGGCCGCCTGCGCCAGCTGCGCCGCGCCGTGAAGGTATTCGGTTTTTCGCTGGCGCCGCTGGACTTGCGCCAGAATTCCGACGTGCACGAGCGCGTCGTGGGCGAACTGTTTGCCGGCGCCCAGCCGGGCCTCGTCTACCTCGACCTCGATGAAGAGCAGCGCATCGCCTTGCTGCTGGCCGAGCTGGAGTCGCCGCGCCTGTTGACGTCGCCATATGCGCAATACTCGGAGGAAACCACCTCCGAGCTCGACATCTTCCGCGCCGTGCGCGAGGCGCACGCCAAGTACGGCCGCGAATCGGTGCCGAACTGCATCATCTCGAAGGCGGCCAGCGTCTCGGACTTGCTGGAAGTGGCCTTGCTGCTCAAGGAAGTGGGCTTGCTGCGCCAGGACAGCCGGGAAGTGGACGTCAACATCATCCCCCTGTTCGAAACCATCGACGACTTGCGCGCCGGCCCCGCCATCATGGCGCGCGCGTTCGGCTTGCCGTTCTACCGTGGCTTGCTGGCGTCGCGCGCGGACCAGCAGGAAGTCATGCTCGGCTATTCGGACAGCAACAAGGACGGCGGCTTCCTGACGTCGGGCTGGGAGCTCTACAAGGCCGAGATCGAGCTGGTGTCGGTGTTCAGGCAATACCAGATCAAGCTGCGACTGTTCCACGGCCGCGGCGGTTCCGTCGGCCGTGGCGGCGGCCCCAGCTACGAAGCCATCCTGGCCCAGCCGGCCGGCGCCGTGCAGGGGCAGATCCGTCTGACGGAGCAGGGCGAAGTCATCACGGCCAAGTATGCGAACCCGGAAGTGGGGCGCCGCAACCTGGAAGTGCTGGTGGCCGCCACCATCCAGTCCACCCTGCTGCCGCAGGCCCAGCTGCAGCCGAAGGCCTCGGCCGGCGCGGGCCATCTGGCCGCGATGGACGAGCTGTCCGGCACGGCCCTGAACGCCTACCGCGACCTCGTCTATGGCACCGAAGGCTTCGAGCAGTATTTCTGGGAATCGACCGTGATCGCGGAAATTGCCGCGCTGAACATCGGCAGCCGTCCCGCCTCGCGCAAGAAATCCACGTCCATCGAGGATTTGCGCGCCATTCCCTGGGTGCTGAGCTGGGCGCAATGCCGCCTGATGCTGCCGGGCTGGTTCGGTTTCGGTTCCGCCGTGCAAGCCTATCTGGCCGCCCATCCGGCCGATGGCGCGGACGTGCTGCGCGGCATGTACACGGACTGGCCTTTCTTCACATCCCTGCTGTCGAACATGGACATGGTGCTGGCCAAGAGCGATATCGCCATTGCCGGCAAGTATGCGGAACTGGTCAAGGACAAGGCCTTGCGCGACGCCATCTTCACGCGCATTCGCGCCGAATACGCGGCCACCCTGGACGCCCTGAAGCTGATCACGGGCCAGGAAGAATTGCAGCAAGCCAATCCGCTGATGCAGCGCTCGATACGCAACCGCTTCCCGTATATCGACCCGCTGAACCACGTGCAGGTGGAGCTGCTGCAGCGTTTCCGCGAGGGCAAGCAGGATGCGGCGGCGCGCACGGGGATTCATTTGTCGATCAACGGCATCGCGGCTGGCTTAAGAAATAGTGGTTGATTCTTTTTAACCCAACAACAAATGCTGGGGTCGGAGCTCAAGGTCTGCCCCCGGATTTTGCACCTGGGTTGCTTTTAAGTAAAACAACAAGGAGACAGCATGACCATCAAAGTTGCCATCAATGGCTATGGCCGCATCGGCCGCAATGTCTTGCGCGCATTTTACGAAGGCGGCAAGCAGCAGGATATCGAAATCGTCGCCATCAATGACCTGGGCGACGCCAAGTCGAATGCGCATCTGACGCGCTACGATACGGTGCACGGCAAGTTTCCCGGCGTCGTCACCATCGATGGCGAGAACATGGTCGTCAATGGCGACCGCATCCGCGTCTTCGCGCAGCGCGACCCGGCCTTGATACCGTGGGGCGAGCTCGGCGTCGATGTCGTGCTCGAATGCACGGGTT is a window of Janthinobacterium sp. 1_2014MBL_MicDiv DNA encoding:
- a CDS encoding STAS domain-containing protein, which codes for MKNKTGMSQAQQLAAIISEHHTELLDGWMADLIARLVRRDKIAENELRQQAAQFLPLLVRALEGSDSFDIEGGAWDDTRQLLSEMSQSRVRQGYSPIDTASFVFSLKEPLFTYLRKELAEQPQTLGDAIIGTSKLFDELGLLTIATYQKAREQVILRQQQELLELSTPVVQLWQNVLALPLIGTLDSARTQVVMESLLQKIVDTGALIAIIDITGVPTVDTLVAQHLLKTIAAARLMGADCIISGIRPQIAQTIVHLGVNLEDVITKATLADAFVVALKRTGSTITYQQQQH
- a CDS encoding DUF485 domain-containing protein produces the protein MHDDLVQKIKGDPAYHQLVKVRSRFGWTLTALMMVVYYGYILLIAFNKEFLASKTGEGVMTWGMPIGLFVIVFTVVITGVYVRRANKQYDDLTQAIQARVQA
- a CDS encoding ATP-binding protein yields the protein MPLRSDEDVVRLRKQVRDSMVAMGFGLIEQTKIITAASELARNTLRYGGGGEARIARVRDGARLGLELSFVDAGPGIDDIPQALTDGYTTGGGLGLGLGGAKRLADAFHIDTAPGAGTTVTIAKWKLF
- a CDS encoding RrF2 family transcriptional regulator, with translation MRLTAYTDYTLRTLMYLGTHRDRLVTIQDIADLHAISKNHLMKVVHQLGLSGIVETVRGRNGGLRLARDPAEINIGTVVRETESDFFMAECFNKDSNTCPLTPDCQLKAKLGQATGAFLAVLDSVTLASILEGTQNAPLPAPGVIPLHLAR
- the hmpA gene encoding NO-inducible flavohemoprotein: MLTQEQRAIITATVPILEQGGETLTRHFYKNLFRDHPEVLPYFNQAHQHSGDQQRALANGVLMYAKHIDQLEALGDLVSTIVNKHVALQIRAEHYPLVGASLLQAIREVLGAEVASDAVIDAWGAAYGQLADILAGEEGRIYKAQAAAPGGWRGARDFLVQAKVVESDEITSFLLAPADGQPVLDFAPGQYIGVVATVDGVPMRRQYSLSAASNGQTYRISVKREQGGKVSTYFHDQVQAGGMVQLTPPSGDFVLADGDKPLVLISGGVGITPTLAMLASALRGKRPVHFIHAARHHGVHAFRAQVDALAAQHPQLKRFYCYAEHGGEQAAPDAIGLLDKAQLERWLPTSRDVDAYFLGPQPFMRAVKGYLRDLGVPEKQTHHEFFGPASALN
- the ppc gene encoding phosphoenolpyruvate carboxylase — its product is MQMNEVKDELLSSDIRQLGRLLGDAIRNHLGDPAFDRIEHVRQLAIRFRRDNDETARVQLSAALQALSQEETTQLTRAFSYFSLLANIAEDQHHIRRTRAHLIAGSPPRQGSLSHAVGNVLDAGQADALETFFEDAFVSPVFTAHPTEVQRKSIQNCQMAIARLLNERDRVQMTPEEAEQNEEALGRGIVTLWQTRLLRTSKLSVMDEVANGLSFYDHTILRELPKLYSSLETMLAQRDARWEDVELPNFMKVGSWIGGDRDGNPFVTADILRSTLQTQADKVLDFYLGELRKLASQLSLAQILNACSEPLRALAERSADASPHRVDEPYRRALHGIHARLDATRYVLCSKGRQADGVQPYASAAELLADLDVVQHSLVSNGLRSLARGRLRQLRRAVKVFGFSLAPLDLRQNSDVHERVVGELFAGAQPGLVYLDLDEEQRIALLLAELESPRLLTSPYAQYSEETTSELDIFRAVREAHAKYGRESVPNCIISKAASVSDLLEVALLLKEVGLLRQDSREVDVNIIPLFETIDDLRAGPAIMARAFGLPFYRGLLASRADQQEVMLGYSDSNKDGGFLTSGWELYKAEIELVSVFRQYQIKLRLFHGRGGSVGRGGGPSYEAILAQPAGAVQGQIRLTEQGEVITAKYANPEVGRRNLEVLVAATIQSTLLPQAQLQPKASAGAGHLAAMDELSGTALNAYRDLVYGTEGFEQYFWESTVIAEIAALNIGSRPASRKKSTSIEDLRAIPWVLSWAQCRLMLPGWFGFGSAVQAYLAAHPADGADVLRGMYTDWPFFTSLLSNMDMVLAKSDIAIAGKYAELVKDKALRDAIFTRIRAEYAATLDALKLITGQEELQQANPLMQRSIRNRFPYIDPLNHVQVELLQRFREGKQDAAARTGIHLSINGIAAGLRNSG
- a CDS encoding hemerythrin domain-containing protein; the encoded protein is MNIDKFKQQHLAILAAIDDLRRLARGGVAVQARAIAGQIVAMSGLIKLHLAVEQRYLYPAAQASGVAKVAQLGRRYESEMDGIAGAYLAFASRWNTPVRLEAEPDAFRREANTVLHALYQRMRREDSELYPAVEALA
- a CDS encoding STAS domain-containing protein, translating into MERIPILRMGRLLLVTIQVDMHDRLAMTLQDDLTTRIVKERATGVLIDISALDIVDSFIGRMISNTAAMAKILDARTVVVGMQPAVAITLVELGLALEGVSTALNVELGIKLLERGSLWD
- a CDS encoding cation acetate symporter is translated as MSGATLTRRTLSWLAAPALLGASNAVLAAGADLGQAQQQPTNWTAIIMFAVFVVFTLFVTKWAAAKTKSASDFYTAGGGITGFQNGLAIAGDFMSAASFLGISAAVFLNGYDGLIYAIGFLVGWPVITFLMAERLRNLGRFTFADVAAYRFKQAPIRIFSASGTLVVVAFYLIAQMVGAGQLIKLLFGLEYWIAVVLVGTLMMIYVLFGGMTATTWVQIIKAVMLLGGASFMAIAVLAQFNFSPEALFAKSVEVHATKEAIMGPGSFIKDPISAISFGMALMFGTAGLPHILMRFFTVPNAKEARKSVFWATTWIAYFYVLTFIIGFGAIVLVSTNPEFKDAAGKLLGGNNMAAVHLAKAVGGDVFLGFMSAVAFATILAVVAGLTLSGASAVSHDLYATVFKKGKATGASELKVSRVTTIVLGIIAVVLGIVFEKQNIAFMVSLAFAIAASANFPVLFMSVLWKDCTTRGATIGGFIGLITAVGLTVVSKSVWVDVLGHGEALFPYASPAIFSMTAGFVGIWLFSVLDKSPRARIDRAGYEAQQMRSETGIGAAGASAH